The Desulfosporosinus sp. Sb-LF genome contains a region encoding:
- a CDS encoding aldolase/citrate lyase family protein, producing MIQNRSMLIIPGNNPKRLQNAPVFNPDLLVLDLADGVKIEAKDSARLLVKEAISFMDYEKVQIVVRINSLQSGFGAKDIEVISQVQPAALMIPQASMEQLQNVDKVLATSEEKAGLKQGSIRLIPVIETAKALEEVSSVLSASPRVIGLFFNAEGLAKELGMTRSKEGDEILYARSKISMACRVAGLNSFDTAFTDGNDYEGLEKDSFNARNLGFTGKAAIDGRQIDTIHKIFV from the coding sequence ATGATTCAAAACAGGAGTATGCTCATTATTCCGGGGAATAACCCCAAGCGGCTTCAAAATGCACCCGTGTTTAATCCGGATTTGCTTGTGCTTGATCTGGCAGATGGGGTGAAGATTGAAGCTAAAGATAGTGCTCGTTTGCTCGTTAAAGAGGCCATCAGCTTTATGGATTATGAGAAGGTTCAAATTGTGGTGCGAATCAATTCTCTGCAATCGGGTTTCGGGGCTAAAGATATTGAAGTGATTTCCCAAGTGCAACCTGCTGCCTTAATGATTCCTCAAGCGAGCATGGAGCAGCTTCAAAACGTTGATAAGGTTTTGGCCACATCTGAAGAGAAAGCTGGGCTTAAACAAGGGAGCATTCGATTGATTCCGGTGATTGAAACCGCGAAGGCACTGGAAGAGGTTTCCTCAGTTCTTAGTGCATCACCTCGAGTCATCGGTCTCTTTTTTAATGCCGAAGGTTTGGCTAAAGAACTGGGAATGACCCGAAGTAAAGAAGGCGACGAAATCCTCTATGCCCGGAGCAAGATTTCCATGGCTTGCCGTGTTGCGGGCTTAAATAGCTTTGATACCGCGTTTACCGATGGCAACGATTATGAGGGCTTAGAGAAGGATTCTTTTAATGCTCGTAATCTTGGCTTCACTGGTAAAGCCGCCATCGATGGTAGGCAAATCGATACGATTCATAAAATCTTTGTTTAA
- a CDS encoding nitroreductase family protein codes for MDMIQVNQEKCIRCSLCVNVCPTKFITMGDQGPEATGENCIACGHCVAVCPWAALDNMKAPLAQQLSLEKVPILDADTAARFLRARRSIRCYKQEVVPREKILQLLDIARLAPTGGNTQGVSYQVIDKADTLRKITSLVIDWMEEQVQTGSPWGPYYAQPIDNYRKTGEDVILRDAPCLVVAISARNFLPRGRDNSHFSLAYAELYAPAIELGSCWAGFFEMCASSGYQPLISLLGLKEEMAVTGALMVGYPQFTYRRLVDRNPLKVTWQ; via the coding sequence ATGGATATGATTCAAGTTAACCAAGAAAAATGTATCCGCTGTAGCCTCTGTGTTAATGTCTGTCCTACGAAATTTATTACTATGGGGGATCAGGGACCAGAAGCAACAGGAGAAAACTGTATTGCCTGCGGCCACTGTGTAGCTGTTTGTCCCTGGGCGGCATTAGATAACATGAAGGCGCCACTAGCCCAACAGTTATCGCTTGAAAAAGTACCTATCCTTGACGCGGATACGGCAGCCCGCTTTCTTCGAGCACGGCGCTCAATTCGCTGTTATAAGCAGGAGGTAGTGCCGCGGGAGAAAATCTTGCAGCTTCTTGATATCGCAAGGTTAGCTCCGACTGGCGGAAACACTCAGGGTGTGTCTTATCAGGTTATTGATAAAGCTGACACACTGCGTAAAATTACATCTTTAGTCATTGACTGGATGGAAGAGCAAGTACAAACTGGTTCTCCCTGGGGGCCGTATTATGCTCAGCCTATCGACAATTATCGTAAAACCGGTGAAGATGTTATTTTGCGCGATGCACCGTGTCTGGTTGTGGCTATATCGGCGAGGAACTTTCTGCCCCGCGGTCGAGATAATTCACATTTTTCTCTGGCTTATGCCGAACTTTATGCTCCGGCTATCGAATTGGGATCGTGTTGGGCTGGGTTCTTTGAAATGTGTGCCTCTAGCGGTTATCAGCCGCTAATTAGCCTCTTAGGTCTAAAGGAAGAAATGGCGGTCACTGGAGCACTGATGGTGGGATATCCCCAATTTACTTATAGACGGTTAGTCGACAGAAATCCGTTGAAAGTGACCTGGCAGTAA
- the ygiD gene encoding 4,5-DOPA dioxygenase extradiol, whose product MANAINKMPVLFVGHGSPMNAIEDNNYSRNWAKIAREIPKPKAILAISAHWYTNGSSITDEEHPKMVYDMYGFPDELYGVVYKAKGSPELAHLTKDLIKKNVKIDNSWGYDHGTWSVLSNMYPEADIPVFQLSVDSSANAEAHFQIGKEISALREKEVLILGSGNVVHNLEKINWGMAGGHPWAVDFDRYIKDKIIKKQYQDVINYENAGQSAKLAFFTPEHFYPLLYILGASKDDDRISIFNDSCAMGSLSMTSYLFQ is encoded by the coding sequence ATGGCTAACGCAATAAATAAGATGCCGGTATTGTTCGTAGGGCACGGTTCCCCTATGAATGCAATTGAAGACAATAATTATTCAAGGAATTGGGCGAAAATAGCCCGGGAAATCCCAAAGCCTAAAGCAATTCTTGCAATATCCGCTCATTGGTATACAAATGGAAGCAGTATAACGGACGAAGAACATCCCAAAATGGTGTACGACATGTATGGATTTCCAGATGAACTATACGGGGTCGTGTACAAGGCAAAGGGTTCACCCGAACTGGCCCATTTGACCAAGGATTTAATTAAGAAAAATGTAAAAATAGATAACAGCTGGGGTTACGACCATGGCACATGGTCTGTGCTTTCTAATATGTACCCTGAGGCTGACATACCTGTATTTCAGCTTAGCGTGGACAGCAGCGCAAATGCAGAGGCCCATTTTCAAATAGGAAAGGAAATCAGTGCCCTGCGTGAAAAGGAAGTTTTAATATTAGGGAGTGGAAATGTTGTCCATAACCTTGAAAAGATAAACTGGGGCATGGCAGGTGGTCATCCTTGGGCAGTCGATTTTGATCGCTATATTAAGGACAAAATAATCAAAAAGCAATATCAAGATGTCATTAATTATGAGAACGCAGGACAATCTGCGAAATTAGCATTCTTTACACCGGAACATTTTTATCCCCTGCTATATATTTTAGGTGCGTCAAAGGATGATGATCGGATTTCAATATTCAATGATTCATGTGCAATGGGTTCATTGTCAATGACAAGCTATTTATTTCAGTAA
- a CDS encoding pyridoxamine 5'-phosphate oxidase family protein, producing MSKIIGNSLPEEIVDLFEKELTTVVVSTLTPEGFPHAMPVHLIFAPNDKTFRMALVKSHQTTTNIKNNGKAFITVLEGTDIAMGIKGTARVVREPMEGNAAMCMVEFDIEQIKSDTTPTVIVTEGINKKHRSPKTADFFRAMFDELYKG from the coding sequence ATGAGCAAAATTATCGGTAATTCTTTGCCCGAAGAAATTGTTGATTTGTTTGAAAAAGAGCTAACTACTGTAGTGGTTTCCACGTTAACTCCTGAGGGATTCCCACACGCTATGCCGGTACATCTAATTTTTGCACCAAATGATAAAACTTTCCGAATGGCTCTCGTGAAATCACACCAGACAACTACAAATATTAAAAACAATGGTAAAGCGTTTATAACTGTATTAGAAGGAACCGATATAGCCATGGGTATAAAAGGTACTGCAAGGGTTGTCAGAGAGCCCATGGAAGGTAATGCCGCCATGTGTATGGTTGAATTTGATATTGAACAAATAAAAAGTGATACCACTCCTACAGTAATAGTCACGGAAGGAATAAATAAAAAACATAGGTCCCCAAAAACTGCTGATTTTTTTAGAGCTATGTTCGATGAGCTATATAAAGGTTAA
- a CDS encoding tubulin-like doman-containing protein codes for MDMRLAENLNQLRLNKSGITSDLSRVDAIPNPILVIGLGGTGVTALSKVKNAVYRRFNLPRDSATGHDKDKPENIEYLGLDADEHIVYDDDKNSGRSIELNTSTEFLRIYTPAVPRMLANRAGLPRTITDWLSPNLSPNDFDQGANGIRQMGRLALFLRITDVVNMIERKLNSLLQGKKGNLYVFILSGVSGGTGGGTFIDIPYIVRCVAQQLGALDRLKIIGYLFLPDVNMKENKADFVQSNGFAALKELDYWMTDHGQPFVQEYTNNYSHSSVATPYDYCYLISSIDKNNVLLTDLKSTCMEIVSENLVHFISKGKVQNTTFTLPAFLSNLDQIKLNVFSGMKPPFQANYEYFILGASSYEIPIEQMMNYAAYILMERINVIYENDPGAGDIGAFLEKLELGHEDLIDRYFADGLSLLTEWQQNPYYSTENAGKVDLDGQLTKEMRAFLDHLQDSKNRSNAKEAAENLKERIRKELDQLFVNPEKGPIFVNRLLFSPVGDCVLRRINQLMHDAEQEQKNKESERQIRKKSAANLFSKTLPSLFNFSRKNNWEKYVQTKIEEYKAALKAKVINDLVMPMYEELANDLRELNAGTYQVWVDLLKQLKEVLKANAEIVEASTWSGLDPKDWIKAIGEMFNDRSWEQILHITQEFLIDLQKNSVFWIDNQGKEAVRILSAFVSNKFSEVALKSLETYLQENYGNLPFDEIVSLEIGPKLHSGSAPIFHMDNTVTASLNDFPTHFTVSIPENCEKLHSAFLNYMEKAEVKGTPEQVASSEVKHSIYWVNTSIGVPLFAYSRLRSLEAMYEYRAPNDPGIHLRDEWRAFPSPFPDKADPANRMDRNRDKRELFKRALEIGIILEDSNVKPKFTIKQLPTVTVQNRSRIFDLSVRRIPIFQSIDLETAEDNFLRVPSYSEIVKRQLDELEHVDLELERLETINREEKLKRERLNDLILALVSGTLYWAGPKLLYRNDLDAEAWTPLVDMLEHEDFYLVAFDTYRGKNERQIQKLIGTDRAKREQMDASQIKQRLVELREEFARIKAYFDNKKLDGKAVDEKYLDFLTDALDRVNFLTSVY; via the coding sequence ATGGATATGCGTTTGGCGGAAAATCTCAACCAGCTCCGGCTCAATAAAAGCGGTATAACCAGTGACCTTTCCAGGGTTGATGCTATCCCTAATCCAATCCTAGTCATTGGGTTGGGGGGGACAGGTGTAACAGCTCTGAGCAAAGTGAAGAATGCCGTTTACCGCCGTTTTAACTTGCCCCGTGACAGTGCGACCGGCCACGACAAAGACAAACCGGAAAATATTGAGTACCTTGGCTTGGATGCGGATGAGCATATAGTTTATGACGATGATAAAAATTCTGGCCGGTCTATCGAGCTTAACACCTCGACTGAGTTTCTACGGATTTATACCCCTGCAGTGCCCAGGATGCTAGCTAATCGGGCCGGTCTGCCCCGCACAATCACGGACTGGTTAAGTCCAAATTTGAGCCCGAACGATTTTGACCAAGGCGCTAATGGAATTCGCCAGATGGGTCGATTAGCCTTATTCTTACGGATTACAGATGTTGTTAATATGATTGAGCGTAAGTTAAACAGCCTACTACAAGGTAAGAAAGGTAATCTTTATGTCTTTATATTAAGTGGTGTATCCGGGGGCACGGGTGGCGGAACCTTTATTGATATTCCCTATATTGTCCGATGTGTTGCCCAGCAGCTTGGTGCCTTAGATAGGCTAAAGATTATAGGCTATTTATTTTTGCCCGATGTAAATATGAAGGAAAACAAAGCCGACTTTGTCCAATCCAATGGCTTCGCGGCTCTGAAAGAACTAGATTACTGGATGACAGACCACGGCCAGCCATTTGTCCAGGAGTATACTAATAATTACTCTCACAGCTCCGTTGCCACTCCGTACGATTACTGTTACCTGATTTCTTCGATTGACAAGAATAACGTCTTATTAACGGACCTCAAAAGCACCTGCATGGAAATCGTCAGTGAAAACTTGGTACATTTTATCAGTAAAGGTAAGGTTCAGAACACGACGTTTACCCTGCCCGCTTTCTTGTCTAACCTGGATCAAATTAAACTTAATGTTTTTTCTGGTATGAAACCTCCATTTCAAGCTAATTACGAGTACTTTATCCTTGGGGCTAGCTCCTATGAGATTCCAATCGAACAAATGATGAACTATGCCGCCTACATTTTAATGGAGCGGATTAACGTCATTTACGAGAACGATCCAGGCGCAGGGGACATAGGTGCCTTTCTCGAAAAGTTAGAGTTGGGTCATGAGGATTTAATCGACCGTTATTTTGCCGACGGTCTGAGCCTTTTAACCGAGTGGCAGCAAAATCCTTACTACAGTACTGAAAACGCAGGAAAAGTTGATCTGGATGGACAGCTGACAAAAGAAATGCGGGCTTTCCTAGACCACCTTCAAGACAGCAAAAATAGATCTAATGCCAAGGAAGCTGCCGAAAATTTGAAGGAGAGAATTAGGAAAGAACTAGATCAGTTATTCGTCAATCCAGAAAAGGGGCCGATTTTTGTTAACCGGTTGCTCTTCTCACCTGTCGGAGATTGTGTTCTGCGTAGAATTAATCAGTTAATGCATGATGCTGAGCAGGAACAGAAAAACAAGGAGAGCGAAAGGCAGATAAGGAAAAAAAGTGCAGCCAATCTCTTCTCAAAAACCCTTCCTTCATTGTTCAATTTCAGTCGTAAAAACAACTGGGAAAAGTATGTCCAGACCAAGATTGAGGAGTATAAAGCTGCCTTAAAGGCCAAAGTAATCAATGACCTTGTAATGCCGATGTATGAGGAACTTGCTAACGATCTTCGAGAGCTTAACGCAGGAACCTACCAAGTCTGGGTTGATCTTCTCAAACAACTCAAGGAAGTCTTGAAGGCCAATGCGGAGATCGTTGAGGCTTCTACCTGGAGTGGTCTTGACCCAAAGGATTGGATCAAAGCAATTGGCGAAATGTTCAATGATAGGAGCTGGGAACAAATTCTCCATATAACCCAGGAGTTTTTGATAGACCTGCAAAAAAATTCGGTTTTTTGGATCGATAATCAGGGCAAAGAGGCTGTTAGAATTCTGTCAGCGTTCGTTTCCAACAAGTTCAGCGAGGTGGCCCTAAAAAGCTTGGAAACCTATTTGCAAGAGAACTATGGAAACCTGCCATTTGATGAGATCGTATCACTGGAAATTGGTCCTAAATTACATAGTGGCTCAGCCCCGATTTTTCATATGGATAACACCGTGACCGCGAGTTTGAACGACTTCCCCACCCACTTTACAGTTTCGATCCCGGAGAATTGCGAAAAACTACATAGTGCCTTTTTAAACTATATGGAAAAGGCTGAGGTTAAAGGTACCCCGGAACAAGTCGCTAGTAGCGAAGTAAAACACAGCATATACTGGGTGAACACCTCGATTGGAGTTCCCCTCTTTGCCTACAGTAGACTTAGGAGTCTAGAGGCGATGTATGAATACCGGGCCCCGAATGACCCTGGTATCCACCTGCGCGACGAATGGCGTGCCTTTCCTTCGCCTTTTCCCGATAAGGCTGATCCAGCGAATCGAATGGACAGGAATCGAGACAAAAGGGAGTTGTTCAAGCGAGCTTTAGAAATTGGAATCATCCTAGAAGACAGTAACGTTAAACCGAAGTTTACGATAAAGCAACTTCCGACGGTAACCGTTCAGAATCGTTCCCGGATTTTTGACCTGTCTGTACGACGAATTCCAATTTTCCAAAGTATCGATCTTGAAACAGCGGAGGACAACTTTTTGCGGGTACCCAGTTACTCGGAAATTGTAAAACGGCAGCTCGATGAACTTGAGCACGTAGACCTAGAACTTGAGAGACTGGAAACAATTAATCGGGAAGAAAAATTGAAGCGGGAGAGGCTGAATGATTTAATTTTGGCCTTGGTAAGCGGAACCCTATACTGGGCAGGCCCCAAGCTGCTTTATCGTAATGACCTGGATGCGGAAGCTTGGACTCCCTTAGTGGATATGCTGGAACATGAGGATTTCTATTTAGTTGCCTTTGATACTTACCGTGGAAAGAATGAACGCCAAATCCAAAAATTAATAGGTACTGACAGGGCGAAACGGGAGCAGATGGATGCGAGCCAGATTAAACAGCGTTTGGTCGAGCTAAGAGAAGAATTTGCAAGAATCAAGGCCTATTTTGATAATAAGAAACTCGATGGTAAAGCGGTCGACGAGAAGTACCTGGACTTTTTGACGGATGCTCTAGACAGGGTTAACTTCTTGACGAGTGTTTACTGA
- a CDS encoding MCP four helix bundle domain-containing protein, with protein sequence MQTHSHVPMAKVNSEQAQTEFKSVQEDYRILRDNMINLINDGNYDEAGKVFEQALKTNDNGKIYFSTQCN encoded by the coding sequence ATGCAAACACATAGTCACGTACCCATGGCAAAGGTAAATAGTGAGCAAGCCCAGACCGAATTTAAGAGCGTTCAAGAGGATTACCGAATCCTGCGGGATAATATGATTAACCTTATAAATGATGGGAATTATGATGAAGCAGGAAAAGTCTTTGAACAAGCTCTAAAAACGAATGACAATGGAAAGATTTATTTCTCTACACAATGCAATTAA
- the citF gene encoding citrate lyase subunit alpha has product MKNSAGREIPEQIEGYGQVKPFGGAFANYGERSKTSVKLHSVKPGENKLVETIDEVLDKVGIKDGMTVSFHHHLRNGDFVINLVMEAIAKRGVKDITVAATGIFKIHEPLVEYIKRGIITGISVNYIAPGPVATAISKGFLKKPAVLMSHGGRPRAIESGDLHIDIAFIAAPIADFYGNMNGVQGKSACGTLAYAIPDAQYADCVVAVTDNLVPYPAFPIEITQDFVDYVVKVESIGDPNGIVSGTLTVTKDPVGLRIAKLAAQVIEATGYIKEGMSFQTGAGGTSLAVAAEVRRFMKEKNVVGSFAAGGITGYMVDMLNEGLFRALFDVQCFDLKAIASMRDNVKHQKMSGSLYGNPHNKGAVVNNLDVMILGATEIDTNFNVNVVTGSDGIIIGASGGHNDTAAGSKLAIVVTNLTKGRLPVVKDQVFTITTPGETIDVLVTERGIAVNPARQDLIEKLKETDLPIVPIEELKNIAERLTGKPEPIELTDKIVAIVEYRDGTVIDVVKKPN; this is encoded by the coding sequence ATGAAAAATAGTGCAGGACGTGAAATTCCAGAACAAATAGAGGGCTATGGCCAAGTGAAACCCTTTGGGGGCGCTTTTGCTAATTATGGTGAACGCTCTAAAACATCTGTGAAACTACATTCCGTAAAACCGGGTGAGAACAAACTCGTGGAAACCATCGATGAGGTTCTGGACAAAGTCGGAATTAAGGATGGCATGACGGTTTCCTTCCACCATCATCTGAGAAATGGAGACTTCGTGATCAATCTAGTCATGGAGGCTATTGCGAAACGAGGAGTTAAAGATATTACGGTTGCTGCTACCGGTATTTTCAAGATCCATGAACCACTTGTCGAGTATATTAAACGTGGAATTATTACCGGAATTTCGGTAAACTACATCGCCCCAGGGCCTGTAGCAACGGCTATTTCTAAAGGATTCTTAAAAAAGCCAGCTGTTCTAATGAGTCATGGGGGGCGGCCTCGGGCTATTGAGAGTGGAGACTTGCATATCGATATTGCCTTTATCGCTGCACCAATCGCAGATTTTTATGGCAATATGAACGGAGTTCAGGGGAAATCCGCTTGCGGAACGTTGGCTTATGCAATTCCAGATGCACAGTATGCGGATTGTGTCGTTGCTGTTACGGATAATCTCGTGCCCTACCCGGCTTTCCCCATCGAGATTACTCAAGATTTTGTGGATTATGTCGTGAAGGTCGAATCGATTGGTGATCCGAATGGAATCGTCTCTGGAACTCTAACGGTTACCAAAGATCCCGTAGGTTTACGTATTGCCAAACTTGCGGCTCAAGTGATTGAAGCAACAGGATATATCAAAGAGGGTATGTCCTTTCAGACTGGTGCAGGCGGAACTTCCTTAGCCGTTGCCGCTGAAGTTCGGAGGTTCATGAAGGAAAAAAACGTGGTTGGAAGCTTTGCAGCTGGTGGAATCACTGGTTACATGGTCGATATGCTCAACGAGGGGCTTTTCCGTGCACTTTTTGATGTTCAGTGCTTTGACTTAAAAGCGATTGCTTCAATGCGTGATAATGTTAAACACCAAAAAATGAGCGGTTCACTCTATGGAAACCCGCATAACAAAGGTGCAGTCGTTAATAATCTAGATGTAATGATTCTAGGAGCTACTGAGATTGATACCAACTTTAACGTGAATGTAGTTACAGGTTCTGACGGGATCATTATTGGGGCTTCAGGTGGGCATAATGATACTGCCGCAGGTTCAAAACTTGCTATCGTGGTTACGAACTTAACAAAGGGGCGCCTTCCCGTTGTTAAAGATCAAGTATTCACGATCACCACCCCAGGAGAGACGATCGATGTGCTTGTCACAGAACGTGGGATTGCGGTTAATCCTGCACGACAAGATCTGATTGAAAAACTTAAAGAAACTGACCTTCCGATCGTCCCGATTGAAGAATTAAAAAACATTGCAGAACGTTTAACGGGTAAGCCGGAACCGATTGAGTTAACCGATAAAATTGTCGCAATAGTTGAGTACCGAGATGGAACCGTAATTGACGTGGTTAAGAAACCAAACTAA
- a CDS encoding (2Fe-2S)-binding protein, producing MLEIKINPEVNNPCPLCGNLGQKVKNVTVDHQLKDKTDIYGEQFFICRTPECETGYYTQNGKIIRQGQLINKIWFKKNISSPTPICYCANVTEEEILYHVAEARCCSALEDIKRHTGANTGCECITKNPAGGUCASVVQSVIAKGLIMRNQKDSF from the coding sequence TTGTTAGAAATTAAAATAAATCCTGAAGTAAATAATCCATGCCCTCTATGCGGAAATCTGGGTCAGAAGGTAAAAAACGTTACAGTAGATCATCAATTGAAAGATAAGACCGATATATATGGAGAACAGTTTTTCATATGCCGGACCCCGGAATGTGAAACAGGTTATTATACACAAAATGGGAAAATAATTCGCCAAGGGCAATTAATCAATAAAATATGGTTTAAGAAGAATATTTCTTCCCCCACCCCTATTTGTTATTGTGCAAACGTTACAGAAGAAGAAATCCTTTACCATGTTGCTGAGGCACGATGTTGCTCAGCTTTAGAGGATATTAAAAGGCACACAGGTGCAAATACAGGATGTGAATGTATAACAAAGAATCCGGCAGGCGGCTGATGTGCTTCCGTGGTGCAATCGGTGATTGCCAAAGGTTTAATTATGAGAAATCAAAAAGACTCTTTTTAG
- a CDS encoding VWA domain-containing protein encodes MNAGKRITALLVLSMFLIAMSLYPVMAQSTSGDNGKKTMNLVIVLDRTGSLQQSDPNRLSQEAAKLIVDLMVQNGSKIGLVQYTDKVTDRLDITDINGQGEKNKLKSYIDGLGVPKGQSTDSSTGLKEGVSMLAGLQMLENPVIVLLTDGKNDFNGSDRNQDISQRDMKQALDIAKNKEILIYTIGLNADGSVDKNMLSRIAKETGGKSYIVDKANDLPDIISNVYTDALGYKLLSLGSDRNALSGNFETYDFDVTNSSVAEANVVIYKNRDVLVKLIKPDGTEASWDNDRFIASPSQNYMSYKILNPNQGQWKLMVKGTRNDEIKISLLYNYDLVIHMDQLSSSSFTGAEIPVKVNFMRQGRAIEDKNLYKDMSAVAVVENSSANTSEKVPLTAGEKYYQGKIKFEQPGNYSVYVLAEGKALTRKSGPQTIQVTEKNVPVMASPKNLIPWKKLLYTLLGIIGATAFVILLLKGIPKLIENAKPKLLFGKINLRVINTTTGVEEMQQSKTLAPYGTSVTISKLAENPASTLNTIVIARKAQGVYLTYSEAGSKDLSVSVNGDKVAPGQIVLLTNGCSLRVVAVVDSIKVFGRFSEF; translated from the coding sequence ATGAACGCTGGAAAGAGAATTACGGCGCTTTTAGTCTTGAGTATGTTTCTAATAGCTATGTCTCTTTATCCTGTGATGGCACAAAGCACCTCCGGCGATAACGGCAAGAAAACTATGAATCTTGTCATTGTACTGGACCGTACGGGAAGTTTACAGCAATCAGACCCGAATAGGTTGTCTCAGGAAGCTGCTAAGTTAATCGTTGATTTGATGGTTCAAAATGGGAGTAAGATTGGATTAGTTCAATATACAGATAAGGTTACCGACCGACTGGATATAACCGATATAAACGGTCAAGGAGAAAAAAATAAACTTAAATCTTACATTGATGGGTTAGGTGTGCCGAAAGGACAAAGCACCGATAGTTCAACCGGCCTTAAGGAAGGGGTTTCGATGCTTGCCGGATTACAGATGTTAGAAAATCCGGTCATAGTACTCTTAACCGATGGGAAGAACGATTTTAATGGAAGTGACAGAAACCAAGATATTTCGCAACGTGACATGAAACAAGCTCTGGATATAGCCAAGAATAAGGAGATTCTCATCTATACCATTGGCCTAAATGCAGATGGCTCCGTCGATAAGAATATGTTGTCACGTATTGCAAAGGAGACTGGAGGTAAGTCGTACATCGTTGATAAGGCCAACGATCTTCCGGATATAATCAGCAATGTCTATACGGATGCTCTGGGCTACAAATTATTGTCCCTCGGCTCGGACAGGAATGCCTTGAGTGGAAATTTTGAGACCTACGATTTTGACGTTACTAATAGCAGTGTGGCAGAAGCCAATGTCGTGATTTACAAGAACAGGGATGTACTAGTCAAGTTAATTAAGCCAGATGGTACAGAGGCTTCCTGGGACAACGATAGGTTTATCGCATCACCCTCCCAGAATTATATGTCCTATAAAATTCTAAATCCTAATCAAGGCCAATGGAAGTTAATGGTCAAGGGAACCCGGAATGACGAGATTAAGATCAGCCTGCTTTATAACTATGATTTAGTGATCCACATGGATCAGCTTTCGTCAAGTAGTTTTACCGGTGCGGAAATCCCAGTGAAAGTAAACTTTATGCGACAAGGTAGGGCAATTGAGGATAAGAACTTGTACAAGGACATGTCAGCAGTGGCCGTTGTCGAGAATAGTTCTGCCAATACCTCAGAGAAAGTACCTCTTACTGCCGGGGAAAAGTATTATCAAGGGAAAATCAAGTTCGAACAACCAGGAAACTATAGCGTCTATGTGCTAGCAGAAGGAAAGGCCTTAACCAGAAAGAGTGGTCCCCAAACGATACAGGTTACAGAGAAAAATGTGCCGGTAATGGCGTCCCCTAAGAACCTCATTCCCTGGAAAAAGCTTCTCTACACTTTGCTAGGGATCATAGGAGCGACTGCCTTTGTTATTCTCCTGCTGAAAGGGATTCCGAAGTTAATTGAAAATGCCAAGCCCAAGCTTCTTTTCGGCAAAATCAATCTTAGAGTCATAAATACTACAACTGGTGTGGAAGAAATGCAGCAAAGCAAAACTCTGGCTCCTTACGGGACTTCAGTTACCATAAGTAAATTAGCAGAGAATCCCGCTAGTACGCTAAACACTATAGTCATTGCAAGAAAGGCGCAAGGAGTCTACCTTACCTACAGTGAAGCGGGCAGTAAGGATTTATCAGTGAGCGTCAATGGAGATAAAGTTGCACCAGGACAGATCGTTCTACTGACCAATGGATGTTCCCTTCGGGTTGTGGCGGTTGTAGACTCAATTAAAGTATTCGGGAGATTTAGTGAGTTTTAA
- the citD gene encoding citrate lyase acyl carrier protein — protein MKINRTAQAGAIESSDVLVTVAPNPDGGIKVELETKRVIQKQFGKQIEKVILETAEKLGVEDVVIKAQDKGALDYTYRARVQAAIERALF, from the coding sequence ATGAAAATCAATAGAACCGCACAGGCTGGAGCTATAGAGTCCAGCGATGTACTGGTTACAGTTGCGCCAAATCCTGATGGTGGGATTAAGGTTGAACTTGAAACGAAACGAGTAATTCAGAAACAATTCGGAAAACAGATTGAGAAAGTAATTCTAGAAACTGCAGAAAAACTTGGAGTCGAGGATGTAGTCATTAAAGCTCAGGACAAAGGAGCTTTGGATTATACTTATAGAGCAAGAGTTCAGGCAGCGATTGAAAGAGCTTTGTTTTAA